A genomic stretch from Chaetodon auriga isolate fChaAug3 chromosome 17, fChaAug3.hap1, whole genome shotgun sequence includes:
- the s100a10a gene encoding protein S100-A10a, with the protein MPSELEGAMESLIKVFHKYASKDGRSGTLSRRELRELMENELSNFLKSQKDPAAIDKIMKDLDTNGDGQVDFEEFVSLVVGLSIACEQCYQMHMKKMAKK; encoded by the exons ATGCCTTCAGAACTGGAGGGAGCCATGGAGTCACTCATCAAGGTGTTCCACAAGTACGCCTCTAAGGACGGCCGGAGCGGCACGCTCAGCCGGCGAGAGCTCAGAGAGTTGATGGAGAATGAGCTGTCTAACTTCCTGAAG TCTCAGAAGGACCCTGCTGCTATAGACAAAATCATGAAGGACCTGGATACCAACGGCGACGGCCAGGTGGACTTTGAGGAATTTGTGTCTCTGGTTGTTGGACTTTCCATTGCCTGTGAGCAGTGCTATCAGATGCACATGAAGAAGATGGCAAAGAAGTAA
- the LOC143335360 gene encoding ictacalcin-like, with the protein MSDVNTAMALLINCFSRYAGKEGNPHTLTKAELKDLLQNELAELLGKASDKSALDKIFKELDANQDNSVDFAEFGRMIFSLTVMCHEFFISKK; encoded by the exons ATGTCTGACGTCAATACAGCTATGGCCCTCCTCATCAACTGCTTCAGTAGATACGCTGGCAAGGAGGGGAACCCACACACCCTGACTAAGGCAGAGCTGAAAGACCTGCTTCAGAATGAACTTGCAGAGCTGCTGGGG AAAGCCAGTGACAAGTCAGCATTGGACAAAATCTTCAAGGAACTGGACGCAAACCAGGACAACAGTGTGGACTTTGCCGAATTTGGCAGGATGATCTTCTCCCTCACTGTGATGTGCCACGAGTTCTTCATAAGCAAAAAATAG